Below is a genomic region from Candidatus Paceibacterota bacterium.
AGAACTTTTCCATAATCTCCCTTACGGGACCATTTTTCCCGTTTCATATAAACCCTCCTAAGATCCATATTTTTTATTTATTTGTACTAGATAAAGCGATCTTTATTCCAAGCAGGATCAGCACCGTTCCGAATACCTTTTCTATTCCGCTTCGCATCGATGAAAATCTCTCTTTGATCTCTTTTTTGGACAGCATTATCGCGACAAACGAGAACCATACGAAAGTCATTATGACCATCTCTCCCGCATAAACCATCTCCACCAGAAAAGGGGTTCCCGGATCGATGAACTGCGTGAACAGGCTCAGAAAAAACAATGTTACTTTCGGATTGAGTATGTTCGTAAGAAATCCCATCTTAACCGCGGAAACATTGTCCATCTCCTTACCGGCTTTTT
It encodes:
- a CDS encoding LysE family transporter; protein product: MDYLIQFIAISSVHFLALVSPGPDFALIARNSFVYSKKTGIFSALGLALGIVVHISYSLLGIGLIISRSIVLFSTIKIVGALYLIYIGVRSFRPGSGLTAGCGEKAGKEMDNVSAVKMGFLTNILNPKVTLFFLSLFTQFIDPGTPFLVEMVYAGEMVIMTFVWFSFVAIMLSKKEIKERFSSMRSGIEKVFGTVLILLGIKIALSSTNK